The genomic region AGACACGACCGACAAGATAGGAAGAAAAGAGAAGAAGAAACGGCCCCGGAAGACCGGGGCGGATAATGTTCATTCGGTCATTTACAAAAAGAATCCCGATGGCGGCCATCAGACCGAGGAACCCGTAAAAACGCCGGGGACGGTTCAGCCAGGAAAGTTCCACCCGGCAGGCTTCATCCCCGCGGGCCTGACAGCGGCTCTCCCTGACCTTCCCCAACGGCATGCCGAAGGCCCTGGGGATCCCGGCCAACTGCCCCATCCGGCTTTCACAGCAAACCCGATCGATCGGGTAGCCCTCCCTCATCCGGATACGGATGGTCGCCCGGTTCTTCTGAAGCTCAAGGATCTCCCACTCCGCCCCCTTGTTGAAATGGGGAACCAGCTCAGCGACCTTCCGCAGGACCATCCGGACATTGCCCAGGGCATAGGTAATGTAATAGAAAAACCCCCAGGACTTCTTGTCCCAGGACCGGGTTCCGGCAATATAAGGAGACCTCGGGTCCCCGGTCACCTCGACAAGGTTCTTCAGAAGGTTACAGTAGTAAGACCACGAGACCCAGTTGTGGTGGTCCTGAAGATAATCAAGCGAGAGCCCTGTTTTGCGGATCAGTTCCTCCAGCGCCTTCCGACCGTAAACCCCATCCATGTAAACCAGGATGCTGTTCAGGGCACGGCAACTGAACTCGCTTTTGACCATGGATTCGTCGAAGCGGTATGACTCTCGGCAGGATTCCATTGCTCCTCATTCCAATGAACCTTTGCGGCAGGAAGCACCAACAATCTCATTAGTAGTTTACAGACCGCTAACTCTTCGGTGCAAGATTGTAAACAATCAAAGGCAGGATTACAAGCAAGATCCGAATCCCGAAGCAAAAGACAGGCAAGATCGGGTGCGAGACCCTTCCTCAACGCCCCAGGACACTCCGGAGGACCTCGCTCATCTCCGCCAACCGGTAGGGTTTCAGCAGAATCCCCTGAAAGCCATAGTCTTGATATTGAGACAGAATGGGATCATCGGAATAACCGCTCGACACGATCGTCTTCACCCCCGGATCAATCCGCCGAAGACAATCCTGAGTCTCCCTGCCCCCCATTCCGCCGGGGATCGTCAGGTCCATGATCACCGCGGCAAAAGGCCGTCCCTCCTGAAGCCCCTTCCGGAAAAGAGCAACCGCCTCCCCACCGTCTTTCGCATAGACGACTTCAAACCCCATCTTCGACAGCATGTTTCCGGCGACATCCAGTACGAAGGCTTCATCATCCATCACGAGGATACGCCCCCGGCCGGTCCACTCCCGCTCCTTCCGGTCCCGGACGGTACGGGCATGTTTCGATGACGCGGGGAGGTACACTTTAAACGTCGCACCTTCTCCCTCAACGGAATCGACTGTAACACAACCGCCGTGCCGGTGAATAATTGAGTAAACGGAGGCCAGTCCGAGACCGCTCCCCTGCTCGCGGGTACTAAAATACGGATCGAAAATCCGGTGAAGATCCTTTCCGGCAATCCCAAGCCCCTCGTCCGTCACAATGATTTGTATATAACGGCCCGGCGCAAGATCTCCAGGAGCTTCCGTGACATTGGAGGCACCGACACGGATACAGCCCCCCTCCGGCATGGCCTGCACCGCATTGAGAGCCAGATTATTCATGACCTGTCCGATCTGATCCACATCAACATCGGCAAACCACAGATCCCCGGCAACGGAGAATTCCGCCTTTACATTCGTGCCGGTCAGGGCGAATTCTACGGCGTCACGGATAACCTGTTTAAGAGAGGCCGTTCGCTTCGCCGGTTTGCTGCCGCGGGCAAAAGTCAGCAGTTGCCGGGTTAATCCCTTGGCCTGCAGGGATGCTTTCTCCGCTTTTTCCGCCCGTTCAAAAATCAACGTTCCCGGTTGGCTCTCTTTTTTGAGGATATTTATGTTTCCCAGGATCGCCGTAAGGAGGTTGTTAAAGTCATGAGCAATCCCCCCGGCCAGGACCCCCAGGGACTCCAGTTTCCCGATTCGCTGCTGCTCCTCCTCCATCCGCTTCCGTTCCGTGATATCCATGATGGTGATAAGGAGTTTGCCATCCTGCGATACCTCCGGCGGAACCGACAGGGAGAGATAAACCTCCCGTCTTTCCCCCTGAAGGGTCTGCATAACAGCGTCCGCGGAAAAGGCCTTGCGCCCTTCGGCCAAGGCAATGAGGATCTCTTCAAAAACGGAAAATGATTCAGGCGTAAAGACCTTTTGAGGGGAACCGAGTAGCTCTGCCTTGTTCTCGGCACCGTAAAGGGCAAGGGTTGCAGGGTTGACATCAAGAACCTTCGTCTTCTCAACCGCTTCCCGGACCCGCTCCGGATGTCCCCGGAACCAGGCACGAAAATCCGTCACCCCCTCTGCCTTCAACCGATCCAGCCCCTCCAGCACTTCATGGAAATCTTCCTCCCAAATGGAGACGGTTGCCAAATTGAAGATATTCCTGTATCTTCGCTCCGACGCTTTCAGCTTTTCCCGGGAACACTCCATGGAGCGGAACAGAGGGCCGATGAGAGCCACACCGAATACCATACAAAGGGCACTCAACAGGGTCACCCACTCCGTTCGCAAATCCATCGGGGGCCGTCCACCGATGAGCAGGAAAAAGTAGGAAACCGTGTGACGGAGGGCCATCAGAAGAATGGCCAGGGAAATAAAGCCCCAGGACCTGCGACTCCCGGAAACCCGGATCAACCGGAAAGCCAGAAAGGCCGCAAGATACTGGAAGGAAACCGCAAGCAGCAATACCGGATCGGTCATCAAACCTCCTGACAGGGGGAAATTCGGAACGGTTTCAGCTTAACATTTTTTGATGGAAATTCAAGCAGATGATCCAGGTTCAGGGTTTAAAAAAAGAGTACGGCGGCCGGCCCCTTTTTGAAGAGGTTTCCTTTACCGTGGAACCCGGGGAACGGATCGGTCTGGTCGGAAGAAACGGACACGGCAAGACCACCCTCTTTCGGCTGCTTCTGGGAAAAGAACACCCCGACGAAGGGACGATCCGGATTCCGAAAGGGTACACCTTGGGGCATCTTTCCCAGAAGATCCTTTTTCGCGAAAAGACCGTTTTGGCGGAAGGATGCCGGGGACTTCAGGCCTCCGAAGAGGGACAGGATGAAACCTACCGGGTCGAAGCCATTCTGACCGGTCTCGGTTTTTCTTCTGAAGATTTCCGGCGCCGCCCTTCGGAATTGTCCGGCGGGTATCAGGTCCGCCTCAACCTCGCGAAAGTTCTCGTGTCGGAGCCGAACCTTCTGCTTCTCGACGAACCGACGAATTATCTCGATATTGTTTCCATGCGCTGGCTCACCCGCTTCCTCCTGAACTGGAAGAACGAGCTGATCCTCATCACCCACGACCGGGAGTTCATGGACCGGATCACGACCCATACCCTGGGAATCCATCGGGGACGGGTCCGGAAGATTCGAGGGAGTACGCACAAGCTATACGAGCAAATTCTCCAGGAAGAAGAGGTCTACGAGCAGACCCGCCGAAACGACGAGAAGAAACGGACGGAACTGGAGCTGTTTATCCGGCGCTTCCGGGCAAAGGCAAGCAAGGCCCGGGCGGTGCAGTCCAGAATCAAGTCCCTGGAACGGGAAGGGCAAAAAGCAGGGCTTCAAAAAATCGAAAACCTGAACTTTACTTTTCCCTTCGCACCCTTTTCCGGAAAATGGCCGATGGAAGTGACGGACCTCGCTTTCTCCTTCCCTCCGGACGGCCCTCCCCTCATCAAGGACCTGACGTTCTGGGTCGGCCCGCGCGACCGGATCGGCGTCATCGGGAGGAACGGACAGGGGAAGACAACTTTCCTGAATCTCCTGGCAGGGGAACTTTCACCAACCGCAGGAAAGATGATCCGCCATCGGAATGTGAGAATTTCTTACTTCGGCCAGACCAACGTCGACCGTCTCTCGCCCGACCGCACGGTGGAGGAAGAAATCCTCCTGTCCCACCCGGCCGTGGACCGGAAACGGGCCCGGAACATCTGCGGCGCCATGATGTTCGGAGGAGACCTTGCCCTCAAGAAGATCGGCGTCCTCTCCGGCGGGGAGAAAAGCCGGGTCCTTTTAGGGAGGCTCCTCGTCCGGCCGGCGAATCTTCTCCTTCTCGACGAACCGACAAACCATCTCGACATGGAATCGACGGAATCCCTTCTGGCCGCCGTCGACACCTTCCCGGGAGCGGTCATTTTCGTCACGCACAGCGAAATGATTCTCCATGCCCTGGCCACCCGGCTCATCATCTTCGACGCCGACCGAACCACCCTCTTTGAAGGGACCTACCAGGACTTCCTCGAACGGGTCGGCTGGAAGGAAGAACGGGTGGAACCTTCTGAAAAAGAGAAGAAGGAAAAGGAGGAGAATCCCCTGAGCCGCAAAGAAATGCGGCGGATGCGGGCCGGGATTATCGCAGAGAAATCAAAGACCCTCGGCACATTGAACAACCGGATCGAGAAAGTGGAGGCGCAAATCGCCCATTGCGAGTCTGAAGAAAAGGAAAGCTCCCAGGCCCTCCTTGTCGCCTCGGAGCAGGGAGACGGTACAGTGATCGCTGAAGAGAGTCAGCGTCTTCGCGAGGCGCAGGAGAAGCTCACCGCCCTCTTTAAGGAGTGGGAGGCCCTGACGGAGGAGCGGGAGGAAAAACTGAAAGAGTTCGACAGGCGCCTCAAAGAGGTTGAACCAAACTAACAAACTTTTTGCAAAACCGTCAGCCTTCCTTCTATAGATCCCATACGGCAAAGCAAAAAGCTCCGGATGCAAGGCGCGAAGATTTTGAGGAGTGAGGCGTACTTTTCGTACGCCGCAGCGAACGCAAAATCCGATAAACGCAGCAGACGGACTTTTTGCGAAGCCGTCAGCCCCGGGCGGATCTTTTCGCCCTCTTCTGCCCCGAAAGAATCTTCTTCCGCAGCCGCATGGCGCCGGGTGTCACCTCTAACAGTTCATCCTCTCCGATAAATTCGAGACACTCCTCCAGGCTCAGGGTCTTCGGCGGGACGAGCTGCAACGCCTCATCGGCGGCGGCGGCCCGGATATTGGTCAGCTTCTTCTCCCGCGTCACATTCACATCGAGATCATTTTCCCGGGAATGTTCCCCGACGATCATCCCTTCGTAGACCTCGGTTCGTTCCCGGATGAAGAGAGTCCCCCGCGGCTGAAGATGAAAGAGGGCATAGGGGGTCGCTTTCCCGGCCCGGTCCGCAACGAGCGTCCCCGTGTTCCGCTTGGTCATTGCCCCGTGCCACGGCTCGTATCCGTCAAAGAGGTGATTCACAAGTCCCGTTCCCCGGGTCTCCGTCATGAACTGGGAGCGGAACCCGATCAGTCCCCGTGACGGGATCCGGAATTCCAGCCGCACACGGCCGTGACCGTTATTCTGCATCTTCAGCATTTTCCCTTTCTTGACCCCCACCTGCTGTGTCACCGCTCCGACAAACTCCTCGGGGACGTCGACGATAAGAAGTTCCATCGGCTCATGGAGTACCCCGTCCACCTCCCGGGTGATGATCTCCGGCATGGAAACGGAGAGTTCGTATCCCTCCCTCCGCATCATCTCAATCAGGATCGCCAGTTGCAATTCTCCCCGGCCCATCACTTTGAAGGCGTCCGGCTGTGAAAAATCGACCCGGATCGAAACGTTGTAGAGCAGCTCCTTTTCCAGCCGTTCCCGCAGATGACGGGAGGTCACATAGGTCCCTTCCCGCCCGGCAAAGGGAGAGGTGTTCACGGCAAAGACCATGGACAGCGTCGGCTCGTCCACATGGATCCCGGGGAGGGGGGAGGGGTTCTCGGCATCGGTGATGGTGTCCCCGATGCCGATTCCTTCGATCCCCGAGAGGGAGACAATCTCACCCACGGATGCCTGTTCCGCCTCCGTCCGTTTCAGTCCTTCAAAGGTAAAGATCGACGTGACGCGGGTTTTGACGATCTCCCCTTCGGCATGGACCATGGCCACCGTATCTCCGACCCGGACGGTCCCGGACATAACTCGCCCGATGGCCAGACGACCCACGTAGTCACTGTAGTCGAGGTTCGTGATCAACAGTTGCAGGGGGGCCGCCGGATCTCCTTCGGGAGCGGGGATCGTTTCAAGAATCAGTTCGAAGAGCGGTCTCAGATCAACCGCCTTTTCCTCCATCTCCCGCCGTGCCTCCCCCTGCCGGGCATTGGTATAGACGATGGGAAAGTCGAGCTGCTCTTCCGTGGCATCAAGATCGATGAACAGGTCATAGACCTCATCCAGGACCTCCCCGATCCGTTCGTCGGGACGGTCGATCTTGTTGATCACAAGAATCGGCGGGAGTTTCAGTTCCAGGGCCTTCTGCAAGACAAACCGGGTCTGCGGCAAAGGCCCCTCCGAGGCATCGACCAGGAGGAGCACACCGTCGACCATCTTCAGGGTCCGTTCCACCTCGCCGCCGAAGTCGGCATGACCGGGGGTGTCGACGATATTAATCTTGACCCCTTCGTATTGAACGGCGGTATTTTTCGCAAGGATGGTAATTCCCCGTTCCCGTTCCAGGTCGATACTGTCCATGACACGCTCTTTCACCTCTTCGTTTGCACGAAACGTCCCCGACTGCTTCAACATCCCGTCGACGAGCGTGGTCTTTCCATGGTCGACATGTGCAATAATGGCGATATTCCGGATCTCTTCCCGTTTCATAATTCTTTCCCCATAAGTTCCCATAACCGACCGATTCGGTCACGATAGTTTTGGATTTCCTTCTCCGGATCGAGTTCCGGTTTTGCTTTACCCAATGCCTTCGCGATCTCCGGCAGAAGATCAAGTCCGGCCCCGTCGGCATATTCCAGGTCCAACCTTCTCCACATGAGGTCCTCCAGCCGTTCCGCCTGATCTTCCTGAATCGCCGATTCGATCTCTCCCCGCAGCAGTGTCCCGCCGATCACCTCCATCGCCGCTTCCCGACCGGAAAGATCTCCTGCCCGTGATCCGAGACGGGCAACGGCCCGATCAAGGATGGACGGAGAGATCCCTCTTCTCTCCCCTTCCTTCCGGAAGGAAGCCTCGGCTTCCGACAAACCGACCGCCCCCGGCAACGGCAGGTCACGGAAGGGCCGGGGAGAAGAAACCCCGACGATCGGAGCCGCCTTTTTGATCCCCTCGAAGACGGTCCAGGCGGCGGTGGTAAACTTCCCGCCGACCAGGCTCAGGATCGAACCGTTTCGAATCCAGAGGTGTTTCCTGGAAAGGCACACCGTCCCCTTCCGGCTCCCCCGCAACGGAAGGGTCCGGACGCCGGCAAAGACATAGTGAAGTCTTTCCCGATTCAGACCACTCCCGGGCAGGTCACGCTCCAGACGATGGAGGACCTCCTCGATCTCGTCTTTCATCGGGAAGGGATCCTGCGAAACCGGGGCCTGAATTTCCCGCTCCGTCGTCCCCACCAGGGTCCCCGCAAAATGGGGCCAGACAAAATAGTACCGGGCCTTTCCCTCCATGGGAAGGAAAAGGGCGGGACCGTTCCAGGGACGGCGAAAGAGGAGATGGGTCCCCTGACTGTAACGGATTTTCCGGGACAACGGAGCGGAAAGCGTTCCACAGGCCTCCGCCACCCAGGGGCCGGCACAGTTCACCACCACGGCGGCTTCTGTCTCGTACGATTTCCCGGAAATCCGGTCGGCCCATTCCACCCTGACCTTACCCCCTCCCGTCTGCTTCACCTGCCGGACCTCGGCATAGTTGAAACAGAGCGCCCCCTGACGACGGGCGGAGAGGATGTTCTCCAGGACCAGCCGGGCATCATTCATCAGCCCGTCGTAATAGATAAAGGCGCCTTTGAGAACGCGATTCTCAAAAAGAGGAATCCGCTGCTGCCGGGCCGGAACCCATCGGTGCCGACGTTCCTGCTTCCGGACAAAAAGATCGTAAAGCCTTAAACCCACGGCCAGCTTCCAAC from Deltaproteobacteria bacterium harbors:
- a CDS encoding glycerol-3-phosphate dehydrogenase/oxidase, with the translated sequence MAMPERELFGIRREEDLDLLLREPSCNLLVIGGGIHGAAFARLAALNGWKTILLERDDYASATSSRSSKMAHGGLRYLEMFDFQQVFEGIRAREGLFVSAPHLVKPREFMIPVPKGEHLLRWKLAVGLRLYDLFVRKQERRHRWVPARQQRIPLFENRVLKGAFIYYDGLMNDARLVLENILSARRQGALCFNYAEVRQVKQTGGGKVRVEWADRISGKSYETEAAVVVNCAGPWVAEACGTLSAPLSRKIRYSQGTHLLFRRPWNGPALFLPMEGKARYYFVWPHFAGTLVGTTEREIQAPVSQDPFPMKDEIEEVLHRLERDLPGSGLNRERLHYVFAGVRTLPLRGSRKGTVCLSRKHLWIRNGSILSLVGGKFTTAAWTVFEGIKKAAPIVGVSSPRPFRDLPLPGAVGLSEAEASFRKEGERRGISPSILDRAVARLGSRAGDLSGREAAMEVIGGTLLRGEIESAIQEDQAERLEDLMWRRLDLEYADGAGLDLLPEIAKALGKAKPELDPEKEIQNYRDRIGRLWELMGKEL
- a CDS encoding ATP-binding cassette domain-containing protein; translated protein: MIQVQGLKKEYGGRPLFEEVSFTVEPGERIGLVGRNGHGKTTLFRLLLGKEHPDEGTIRIPKGYTLGHLSQKILFREKTVLAEGCRGLQASEEGQDETYRVEAILTGLGFSSEDFRRRPSELSGGYQVRLNLAKVLVSEPNLLLLDEPTNYLDIVSMRWLTRFLLNWKNELILITHDREFMDRITTHTLGIHRGRVRKIRGSTHKLYEQILQEEEVYEQTRRNDEKKRTELELFIRRFRAKASKARAVQSRIKSLEREGQKAGLQKIENLNFTFPFAPFSGKWPMEVTDLAFSFPPDGPPLIKDLTFWVGPRDRIGVIGRNGQGKTTFLNLLAGELSPTAGKMIRHRNVRISYFGQTNVDRLSPDRTVEEEILLSHPAVDRKRARNICGAMMFGGDLALKKIGVLSGGEKSRVLLGRLLVRPANLLLLDEPTNHLDMESTESLLAAVDTFPGAVIFVTHSEMILHALATRLIIFDADRTTLFEGTYQDFLERVGWKEERVEPSEKEKKEKEENPLSRKEMRRMRAGIIAEKSKTLGTLNNRIEKVEAQIAHCESEEKESSQALLVASEQGDGTVIAEESQRLREAQEKLTALFKEWEALTEEREEKLKEFDRRLKEVEPN
- the typA gene encoding translational GTPase TypA, producing the protein MGTYGERIMKREEIRNIAIIAHVDHGKTTLVDGMLKQSGTFRANEEVKERVMDSIDLERERGITILAKNTAVQYEGVKINIVDTPGHADFGGEVERTLKMVDGVLLLVDASEGPLPQTRFVLQKALELKLPPILVINKIDRPDERIGEVLDEVYDLFIDLDATEEQLDFPIVYTNARQGEARREMEEKAVDLRPLFELILETIPAPEGDPAAPLQLLITNLDYSDYVGRLAIGRVMSGTVRVGDTVAMVHAEGEIVKTRVTSIFTFEGLKRTEAEQASVGEIVSLSGIEGIGIGDTITDAENPSPLPGIHVDEPTLSMVFAVNTSPFAGREGTYVTSRHLRERLEKELLYNVSIRVDFSQPDAFKVMGRGELQLAILIEMMRREGYELSVSMPEIITREVDGVLHEPMELLIVDVPEEFVGAVTQQVGVKKGKMLKMQNNGHGRVRLEFRIPSRGLIGFRSQFMTETRGTGLVNHLFDGYEPWHGAMTKRNTGTLVADRAGKATPYALFHLQPRGTLFIRERTEVYEGMIVGEHSRENDLDVNVTREKKLTNIRAAAADEALQLVPPKTLSLEECLEFIGEDELLEVTPGAMRLRKKILSGQKRAKRSARG
- a CDS encoding response regulator codes for the protein MTDPVLLLAVSFQYLAAFLAFRLIRVSGSRRSWGFISLAILLMALRHTVSYFFLLIGGRPPMDLRTEWVTLLSALCMVFGVALIGPLFRSMECSREKLKASERRYRNIFNLATVSIWEEDFHEVLEGLDRLKAEGVTDFRAWFRGHPERVREAVEKTKVLDVNPATLALYGAENKAELLGSPQKVFTPESFSVFEEILIALAEGRKAFSADAVMQTLQGERREVYLSLSVPPEVSQDGKLLITIMDITERKRMEEEQQRIGKLESLGVLAGGIAHDFNNLLTAILGNINILKKESQPGTLIFERAEKAEKASLQAKGLTRQLLTFARGSKPAKRTASLKQVIRDAVEFALTGTNVKAEFSVAGDLWFADVDVDQIGQVMNNLALNAVQAMPEGGCIRVGASNVTEAPGDLAPGRYIQIIVTDEGLGIAGKDLHRIFDPYFSTREQGSGLGLASVYSIIHRHGGCVTVDSVEGEGATFKVYLPASSKHARTVRDRKEREWTGRGRILVMDDEAFVLDVAGNMLSKMGFEVVYAKDGGEAVALFRKGLQEGRPFAAVIMDLTIPGGMGGRETQDCLRRIDPGVKTIVSSGYSDDPILSQYQDYGFQGILLKPYRLAEMSEVLRSVLGR